The following nucleotide sequence is from Trifolium pratense cultivar HEN17-A07 linkage group LG2, ARS_RC_1.1, whole genome shotgun sequence.
TTATTGGTTGATGGGTAAATattcccaaattataagggtaaattagaaaaaacctttTGTATTTGGTTTCCTGCAAGTCCCATTCCGCATAAGATTTATGTGTTATGATTCAGTTGCTAATCACAGTTTTTTAGTTTCAAATTGGAGTACAACATGAAAGTAGTTGTGCTGCTGCAACAAGTATTGCCATGGATAGTCATATAATTTACTTGGATATGATTTAATCGGCAAATCgattttacatattttttggTACAGTTTTTTGGTTTCACAATTTTTGCCATGGTTGGTTTCTCTTTTTCCCTTTAGAATTGATAATAACTTGAAGCTAGAATTTCAAGCTTTTGATTCTAGAGTTGgtttttatcaaatttattgttcaactcacttttagtcaaaaacaaGTTATAGAATCAAttcatacaaaattaatttgtcaTCGCGTAGATCCAAGCACACTTTGGATCTTCAAAAATCAGCTTCTAGTTATTACACATGTTTGATGGTTTTCAATGTTTTTGTATTGCAGATACTTGTTCATATTGAACTGAAAGATTTGAAAATGTTGAGTATTGATACTACAAGAAAGTTATCATTTAATCGATCAATTAGTAACGGCGATTTGGTAATTGTTTATGAAAGGCATGACAACATGAAGGCTGTAACAGTATCTGAGGGATCAGTTTTGCAGAATCGGTTCGGTGTTTTTAAGCATGCAGATTGGATAGGAAAGTCATTTGGGTCCAAAGTATTCAGCAATAAGGGTGGATTTGTTTATTTGTTAGCTCCTACGCCTGAATTATGGACTTTAGTTTTAAGCCACAGGACGCAGATTCTATATATTGCGGATATTAGTTTTGTTGTTATGTACTTGGAGATTGTTCCTGGTTGCGTTGTTCTTGAATCTGGAACTGGAAGTGGGTCTTTAAGTACTTCCCTTGCTAGGGCTGTTGCTCCTACAGGACATGTTTATACATTTGATTTCCATGAGCAAAGGGCTGAATCAGCTAGGTAATACTGCACTTTCCTTTCTCTGATGATGTTTTTTTCTTTAGCCAATACCGTATTTGCTATTTaccagtgttgtcaaatagcggcgaCAGTTGTGCTATAGCATAACGGATTTTAATGAATCTGCTATGAAAACTGCGATGCTACCCTAGGTTTTAGGTTTACTATTCGGGCAATAGCCTCCTCTATTTAATGCTATCTAGCTGATGTATCGACAATAGcggaaaaaatagaatcttaGGTTTTTCTTTAAAGAATAAAACTGAAGAGTCTACATGTGTGGCAAACATAACCTATTCTcataatagaaaaattgaagaGTCGATGAATATTACTCTATATCTACAATAATACGGAAGCCTTTCAATATATGTGCTATGCTCTGCCTCTGTTCCCTATCTTATTTGTATACAGTGTCCTATATTTTATATTGACTTGTTTCGACTGCTATGCGGCGTTTTCTATTTGCCTCAGTTCTGTTTGTCACGGCGGATTTTCCGCAATCTGCCTTTGATGGCACTGTTAATTCCATGGCTTCGTATtgtgttatatttatttttttttgaaaacttggtatccggcctttaTTGTGTTATATTTTGTTCTCTTGTTCTAGAATTTGTTAGTAATATTTTTGGGGAACTAATACCCTATTGTTCAGAGTGGCAATGCTTAAGTGCAAGTTTATTTACTTCTACCCAACTTGGTGGATACCATCTTTTTGTTTGTATGTATATGCGTGTGGCGATAAGCTTGATGTGGCAAATGTCTAGGAATAACATATATTAATACTTGTTTTCCACCATGTAGGGATGATTTTGAGAGGATTGGTCTAAGCAGCTTAG
It contains:
- the LOC123908371 gene encoding tRNA (adenine(58)-N(1))-methyltransferase catalytic subunit trmt61a-like, giving the protein MLSIDTTRKLSFNRSISNGDLVIVYERHDNMKAVTVSEGSVLQNRFGVFKHADWIGKSFGSKVFSNKGGFVYLLAPTPELWTLVLSHRTQILYIADISFVVMYLEIVPGCVVLESGTGSGSLSTSLARAVAPTGHVYTFDFHEQRAESARDDFERIGLSSLVTVGVRDIQGEGFPEEFAGLADAVFLDLPQPWLAIPSAAKMLRHDGTLCSFSPCIEQVQRSCETMQSNFTDIRTFEVLLRTYEVREGKTESKEINGNGSNGSLPCKRRQCSDGANLLSYPNSSVMARPSGEARGHTGYLTFARCLS